GAGGGTCTGCGGGCGTTGCGAATCCTAGATGTATATCGACTTGTACTCGAGGTAGAAGTCCAGGGACTCGGGTCCGAATTCGCGGCCGACTCCGCTGTTTTTCACGCCGCCGAACGGGGAGCCGGTATCGAGGGAGTAGTAGTTGACTCCCACGGTTCCGGATCGAATGCGTGACGCGATGTTCAGGCCGTGTTCGGTGTCTTCGGTGAAGACGACTCCTCCCAAACCGAATGGTGTGTCGTTCGCCATGCTGATGGCGTCCTCTTCGGTCTCATAAGGGATGACGGAGATGACAGGTCCGAAAATTTCGTCCTGTGCCAGCGGACTGCGATTATCGACACCCTCGAAGATGGTGGGAGACACGAACCAGCCGCGGGGACATTGCTGAGGGAAGTCGGTTCCGCCGCGGATCGTTCGGAATCCCTCGGACTGCCCGAGGCGGATGTAACTCCTCACCCGCTCCCGATGCTGCTCGCTTACCATGGGGCCCATGGTTACCGACTCGTCGAGTGGGTCTCCCATGACCAAGCCGTCTACGTAGGACGCAAGGACGTCGATGATCTCGCTGGACCTACCGTGGGGAACCAAGATGCGGGAGTTCGTGGTGCATGTCTGTCCCCCGTTCTTGAGCACGGCGTCTTTGAGGCTTCTGGCAAAGACGCCGAGGTCGGCATCGGGGAGCACAATGGCTGCGGATTTTCCTCCGAGCTCCAGGGAGACTCTCTTGAAACTGCGGCCGGCGACCTCGCCGATCGCTTGTCCTGCTGCAGTGGAACCGGTGAAGGCGATCTTGTCGACATCGGGATGGGCTACAAGGGCTTTGCCTGCATGAACGCCGCCGGCAACGATGTTGAGGACGCCAGGTGGTAGACCGGCTTCCTCGGCTGCCTCTGCGAGTACATAGGCATCGAGCGACGTCTCCGGTGCCGGCTTGAGAACTACAGTGCATCCTGCTGCCAGTGCGGGCCCGATCTTGGCCATGGCCAAGAGCTGTGGATAGTTCCAGGCAGTAATTGCGCCGACGACTCCTACGGGTTCTTCTCGCACGATGGTGGAGCCCATGCTGCTGGGTCGGCGGGTCTCGAATGTTCGTGTCTCGATGAGATCTGCCATGGACCGCAGGATCGCTACCGGAGCCGTTGCGCTTGTGCTCACCGACAAGGAGGAGATCATTCCGGTCTGCCGGCTGACGAGCTCTGCAGTCGATCTTCCTCGACGCTCGAGGCTGTCGGCGAAGCGCCGCATCACTGTAGCTCGCTCGTGGGGGGTGCTGCGCCCCCAGGGTCCTTTCTGGAGTGCGGCCCGTGCGGCGTGCACAGCCGCATCGATCTCCTCGGGCCCGCCCATCGCAGCAACACCCAGAGGGCGCTCGGTTGCTGCCTCGAACACCGGTGCCAGATCGGAGGTGCTCGCTTTGCGCCATTGGCCGTCGATGAAGAAACGTTCACGTTCAATGCTGTTGATGACAGGCATTATTCACTTCTTCCGAGGTTGAATCCGATTGAGCGAAACCTCACGATACCCGCAGTCCGTCGGTGTATCCTGCCGCCTTTTCCTTGTGCCAGAAATCCAGGTACATGGGCAGACCGTTCAGATACTGAAGCATCTGGGGCTTCTTGCCGGGGATGTTGCTGCCGTTGTACCAGGACTTTGCATGCTTGAACAGCGCCATGTCATCGGTACCGTTGATGTGATCGGTCCAGGTCTGGTCGGCTTCGGGAGTCGATTCGAACCGGGTAAGGCCCTCCGAACGAAGAAATTCGAGGAACTCGACCATGACCTCACCTTGAAGCTCCGCGTTCGTGGACCCGTTCGCAAAGGCGGCGGGGCTCTGCGGACCGTACACGAACATGGCGTTGGGAAAGCCGGCGGTGAATGCGCCGAGGTATGCGTCGACGCCCTGGCGCCACTTCTCGCCGAGGGTAACGCCAGCGGAGTTGCGGACCTCCATCGAAGTGAGCGCACCGGTATTATTGTTGAATCCGGTTGCAAGTACGATGATGTCGAACTCTCCGTGCTCGATACCATCGGATGTGCGAATTCCGGTTGCCGTGAACCCGGTGATCGGTGACTCCTGGATGGAGACGAGTTCGACGTTCTCCTGGTTCATCACCTCGTAGTAGTTCTGGTGCAGGGCCGGCCGCTTGGCTCCGAACGGATGAGGCGCTACGTCAGGCACCAGCAGGTCGGCCTTGACAGGGTCGAGGATCTGCGGCTTGATCTTGCTCTTCCAGAACTCGTAGACCATCGAGTTGGTTTCTTCGCTGAAGAGGTAATCGGAGAAGTTCCCGAGCCAGAATGCGAATCCGCCCTGATTCCACAGACGTTCGAACAGTGCGAGACGCTCTTCCTCGGACGTGTCGACGCCATTTCGGGGATCGAACTCGTAGTCGATCGCAGCGAACGTTTCGCGACACTTGACCGCCACATCCGGCATGGTCTCCTTCAGGACCGCCTGCCTCTCCTCGGTGAGGTATTCCTGATGCATGGGCAACGAGAGGTTCGGCGTGCGCTGGAAGACGGTGAGTTTCTCGACGACAGGGCCGGCTTCCTGAACTACTTGGACTGCGCTGGCGCCGGTGCCGATGATGGCAACTCGTTTGCCGGTCATGTCGATGTCGTCTCGCCACCGCGCGGTGTGGACGAGTTCACCTCGATAGGCGTCCATTTCAGGGATGTTCGGGATGTAGGGTTCGGTAGTCGATCCCGTTGCGAACACGACGAAGCGTGCGCGGAAGCTCTCGTCGTTCTGTGAGACGAGGGTCCACATCCGCTCGTCCTCGTCGAACGTCGCGCTGACGACCTTGGTGTTGAAGCGCGAGTCCTTGCTCAGGTCCAGTTTGGAGTCGACGTAGTTGAAGTAACTGCGCATCTCTTCGTGGTCCGGGAACATCTGTGAGAAGTTCCAGTCCTTCCAAAGGTATTCATCGGTGAACTGGTAGACGGGTGCGTGGCTGTCGACGCGTGCGCCTGGGTAGCGGTTGAGGCTCCAGGCCCCACCGAAGCCTCCACTGGCTTCGAGCAGGATTACGGAGAACCCTTTGTCCCGAAGGTGGCGCAGCTGATAGATCCCGCCGAAACCGCCGCCGACCACGATGACGTCGTAATCCTGCGTTTCCGTCGTGGCGTGCTCAGGGAGATGGGTTGATGTCATGGGCCTAGACCTTTCCGAGGCTGACGTGCGGGCAGAGTTCCGGGGCGTTGTGTCTGGCTTTGCTTTCCGAAAGTCAAACGGCCTGTCGGAGTTGCGACCTCGTTGCGTATGGGGTGTGGCATGGGTCACGGAGATGGAATGAATCGACAATAGCGACCCACCAAAAAATCCGCAACTAGAAATAAAAATACGTAAATAAGTAGATAGGCGCTCTGCGGCAAGGTTTGCGCGTCTTCTGAAGGCGAGGGGGGACCATGTCAGGACAAGGGGTGTTTGTTGTCGGCGGGGGAGTTTGACACTCGGGCGCGTGCAGGCCGAGTCGCTTGGTGTCGACGGCACATCGACGAGTGCGGGACCCTCGGTTCCGCCCGATGTCGCGGACGGGTGCTACGGCGACGACGTGGGCGAAGCGAACTCGCTGTTGTGGAGTGCTTGCGCGACGCTCCCCTGCGGCCGGCCGGAGATCAGAAGCAGATCAACGATGTGAATGGTGGCTACAGGGTGCGAGACATGTTCGGGCGCACGTTCCTCCGCTGTGATCGACGGCGTCTGCCGGACCCTGCCGACCGTTACGGTCTGCGGCGTTCGATCCGGAAGTCGCGCCGCGTGGAGGCGCACCCTCCGATATATCCGGTGGTCGAGCGGTGCACCGGGAATCGATCATCTGTTAGGTGAAGGTCGAGAGATCGAGCAGGCGGGTCCGATCGCGATGTGAGGGTCACGCTCGCTCGAGAGGCGGCGGCCTGGCCGTCGCGTGTTGCTCACGGATGCGGTCGCTTACCGCGAGTGACCGCATCAACCCTGGTCCGTTTCTGTGTCAGGCGGGGTGTGGCGTCGGTCGACACGGTCGTCGAGCCGGGTCGAGCGACTCATCGAGGAACCAGTGTCCGTGTTGCAGGCTAGCGAAAGCCCCACTTGGTGGCGTATCGCAGGCAGATCTCGACGAGTTCGTCCTGCCGTTCGACGATGGTCTCCCGTATCCCGACCACGCCGAGGGTGGCGATGGTCCGGCCGCGTTCTCGGAGGGCGACCGATACCCCGTCTGCATGTTCAACGGCCACACCGGGTGCCACGCATACGCCGGTGTTCTCGAGCTCATCGAGTGAGTGCAGGAAGCGCTCTACGAAGTCGGCATCGGAGGATGGTCGAGAGTTGAGGTACGCCCAGATGTCACGTTGATCGCGATCGGCCAGCAAGAGCCATCCTGCAGAGGTACGCAGGAGAGATCGGCGCACCCGGTTTTCTGCCAGGTATGCGTAATGCGGGTCGGAAGAGACGTGATCGACGTAGAACAGGTCGTCGCCGACAGATGTGGACAGTGTGATGGTCAACCCGGTCTCGGCATGGACCTGCTCGAGCTGATCATGGCTGATCGAGGTGACCGGAGGTCGGCCTGCGATGACGTTGAGAAGATAGGGCGCGGTGCCGAGGGTGTAGATCCGGTCGCGCTCGTCGAGGTAGCCGACGGCGACGAGACCGTTGATCAAGCCCTGGACCGAACTGACGGGCGCGGAGAGTGCCCGTGCGATAGCGGTGAGGGTGAGGCCGTTTTCGGACCGGGCTACGAGTTCGAGGATCGACGCCACCCGATCGACCATGCGGTGCCGGGGACGGCCGGGAACCTTCTCGACCGGCACGGCTCCGGGGGACCCAGGAGTGTCAGCCATTTCGTGAGCCTATCAACAGGGAGAACTCCTCCAACCGATACATAATTACGTAAGATAATGCGTTATTGCGTAGATGTCGAGGACTGGATAGTGTCCATCCGAGATGGGGCCGGCGTTCGCCCCCCGATCCGACCGGCCGCCGCTTACTCGGCGGCGAAATTCACGCGAGCATGTCGGGCCTCGCCCCAGCCGGAACTTCCTATGGAGGCACTATGAACCCCTCCGTCGCGCCGCCGACGACGGTGACCACTGATGAAATGGATGCTCTACGCGCCGAGGTACGCACCTTTCTCGAGAAGGAGACCGCGGCAGGGACACTGACACCGGGCATCGACACCTGGCTCACCCGGTGGGACGAGGACTTCACCCGCCGCCTCGCCGAGCACGGTTGGGTAGGAATGACCATCCCGACCGAGTACGGCGGGCACGGCCGGACCCATCTCGAGCGTTTCGTTGTCACCGAGGAACTGCTCGCGGTAGGCGCTCCGGTTGCAGCGCAGTGGGTGGCAGACCGCCAGATTGCACCATCGCTGCTGAGATACGGCACCGAAGAGCAGAAGCACAAGTACCTTCCCCGAATTGCTGCGGGTGAGTGCTTCTTCGGCATAGGAATGAGTGAGCCCGACTCAGGATCGGACCTGGCCAGTGTCCGGACCCGCGGCACCCGAGTGGAGGGCGGTTGGACCGTCACCGGCACCAAAGTGTGGACCTCGGGCGCCCACCACGCTGAGGCGTTCATCGTGCTGGCCCGCACGGAACCACTCGACACGGCACACCGCCACGCGGGCCTGAGCCAGTTCATCGTCGACCTCCGTTCCCGAGGCGTGACGATCCGGCCGATCATTTCCCTCTCCGGCGACCACCACTTCAACGAGGTCGTTCTGGACGAGGTATTCGTTCCCGACGCCAGGGTCTTCGGCACGTTGGGCAACGGATGGGAACAGGTCAACTCGGAGCTTTCCTTCGAACGCAGTGGACCCGAGCGTTTCCTTTCGACCTTCCGGCTCCTGGCTGCCGAGATCGGCGCGGTCCGAAAGGGACTGCTGCCCGAGCGCACCGACCTGGGACGTTCTGTGGCCCGGATGGTCGGACTGCACGCACTGAGCCAGAACATCGCCGGAGCCCTTCAACGGGGCGAGAAGGCCGACACCGCCGCCGCCCTGGTCAAACTCCTCGGTACCAGCATGGAAGGCGACCTCGTCGAGTACGTCTCTGATCGGCTGGGTGACGAGACCATGGACGGGCAAGCGGAAATCGAGGCTCTGTGCAGGGCCGGACTACACCAGCGTCCGGGGTTCACACTTCGCGGCGGTACCAACGAAATCCTGCGCGGCGTGATCGCGCGGGGGCTGGGGATGCGCTGATGACCACGACCGCGAGCACAATCGATCTTGCCGTAGACGGGGATCTCCAGGACCTCATGGACGATCTTGTCGCTGGGCACTCGGGGCCGGACATCGAGCCGGATCCGGCCGCTGTGTGGGCCACCTTGGGTGCGGTCGGACTGGCCAGGCTGACCGCACCCGAGGAGACCGGGGGCAGCGGCGCGGGTTGGGTCGAGGCCGCTGCTCTGTTACGCACGACCGCCGCTGGCGGCGTGGCCGTGCCCTTCGCCGAGACCGATCTGTTGGCAGGTCCCTTGAGGCGCGCGGCCGGCCTCGACGACTCGTCGTCGGACACAGCGACCGTCGCCGTCCTGAGGGCGGACGGCCTCGCGCAACGTGTGCCGTGGGCTGGCGCCACCGGGTCCGTTGTCTGCGTGCGTCGGGTCGATGCGGGCTACGAGATCGCGGACGTGCCCACCGATCGGCTGACCGTCGAGGCGGTCGAGGGGATCTCCGAGGTGCCCCTCGGGTCGGTCCGGGTCGACGGTGACGTCACCTGGACACCGGTGGACACCCGTGCCGTCGAGGATTACGTCCTGCGCGGCGCTCTCATCCGTGCGATCCAGTGCGTCGGCGCTATGGAGGGCATGCTGGCTTCGGCGGTTGCACACACCACCGACCGCGCTCAGTTCGGGCGCCCTCTGGCGCGGTTCCAGTCCGTGCAGAATCTCGTGGTCGACACTGCAGCCGAGTCCGTCCTTGCCCGTGCCGCCGTCGACACCGCTCTCGCAGACGCTGTTACCGACGACCTTGCCGGCGACTTCTCGGCCTTTCGTGTCGCGGTGGCCCGCAGTGTGGTCTCACCAGCGCTGGCCGTGGCGGTGCGCAACACTCACCAAGTGCACGGCGCAATCGGCACCACCCATGAGCACACCCTCCACCGGCTCACCCTGCCTGCGTTGCAGTGGCGTTCGGAATTCGGGTCCGCTGCGTTCTGGGAGCGTCAGCTCAGCCGTGCCGCCGTCGACGCCGGTATGGACGGGACCTGGCCGATGATCGTCGAGTGTACGCGGATCACGGGTACAGCTTCTGCCTATCTCGATGCTGTATCCGGACGTTCACGTCCTGACTGAGTGCATGAGTTCATGACGACGGTGACATCGTTGCGGAGCGAGCTCCCCGGCGATGGGGGCGGCTGAGCGGCAGGACCGAAAGGGTCCTGCCGCTCGAGCTCTCACCCTGACTCGTCGGACAGCGCGGGGCGCGGATCGCATCCACGCTAGTCGTAGACCTCGACGTACAGTTCGGCGATTTCGTCGACAGTGGGCACAACCGGGTTGTTGCCCGGCGAACCCGAATCGAGCGCCTGTTGCGCCATCAGTGGGATCAGATCGTTCCAGCGAGCTCGGTCGATACCGTGGTCGCGGGGAGTGGGAACAGCCAGGTCATGACATAGTTCGGCCAGGGAGTCGACGAGGGACTGCGCGGCGATACCGTCACCGGTGGCTTCGGTGGCCACACCGAGGACCCTGGCGCAGTCTGCGTATCGTGACTCGGCGCCTTTGACGGAGAATGCGGTGATCGCCGGGAGCAGCATGGCGTTGGACAGCCCGTGCGCGACATGGAAGTGCGCGCCGATGGGTCGGCTCATTCCGTGAACGAGGGCCACGCTCGCGTTCGAGAACGCCATGCCGGCCTGGGTAGCGGCGAGCATCATGGCTTCTCGTGCCTGCTTGTTCTCGCCGTCTTCATACGCGGCGCGCAGATTCTGGCCGATGGTGCGCATGGCTGCGAGTGCGAGGCCGTCGGAGACAGGGTTGGCTTTTCGGCTCACATACGCCTCGATCGCATGGGTAAGTGCATCGACTCCGGTATCGGCAGTCAGGCGAGGGGGCATGGACATTGTCAGTTCGAAGTCCACGATTGCTGCGATGGGCAGGAAGGACAGGCCTGGACAGAGCATCTTCTCGTCCGTGACGCTGTCGCTGATGATGGTGAACTGCGTAGCCTCCGAGCCGCTGCCGGCGGTGGTCGGGATCGCGACGACGGGAAGCGCTGGTCCGGTGTAGACGTGCGGGACCTTGTAGTCCCGCATCCGGCCCCCGCGGACCCCGAGGACGGCCAGCGCCTTCGCAGTATCCATCGGGCTGCCACCACCGAAGCCGATCACCGAGTCGGCGTTGTGATCGGCGAGCAGGGCGAGCCCTGTTTCGAGGGAGTCGGTGGTGGGGTCGGGAACGGTGTCGTCGAACAGGGCTGGTGTGATGCGTGCTTCGCGCAGGAGAGTCAAGATCCGTTCGGACGTGCCTGTCGAGGTGAGGAACTTGTCGGTCACCACTACCGGGCGCTGCAATCCGAGTTGACGGATCACGTCCCCGATGTCGTCGACGGTGCCCCCGCCGATTCGCAGGAACCGTGGGAAGGCGATCTGGATACTCATGGTGCCGTCCTTAGTCGTTCTGAGGGAAGCCGAGGTTGATGCCGCCGTGGTTGGGGTCGAGCCAGCGGGTGGTGACGACCTTGCCGCGGGTGAAGAAGTGCACACCTTCGGTGCCGTGGGCGTGTGTGTCACCGAAGAGGGAGTTCTTCCAGCCGCCGAAGCTGTAGTACGCGGTGGGGACGGGGATGGGGACGTTGACGCCGACCATACCGACCTCGACTTCGTTCTGGAAGCGGCGGGCTGCGCCGCCGTCGTTGGTGAAGATGGCGGTGCCGTTGCCGTAGGGGTTCGAGTTGATCAATTCGAGGGCTTCGTCATAGGTCTCGACCCGTACGACGGACAGGACGGGGCCGAAGATCTCGTCGGTGTAGACGCTCATATCGGTGGTGACGTGATCCAGAAGGGTCGGTCCGAGCCAGAATCCGTCGCTTCCGCCATCGGCCTGCACGGCCCGGCCGTCGACTACGACGGTGGCGCCGGCAGCTTCGCCGGCGTCGATATAGGAAGACACTTTGTCACGATGTGCTTTGCTCACCAATGGACCCATATCCGAGTCCTTTGTGCCGTCGCCGGTTTTCAGGCTCAGGGTGCGATCCTTGATCTTTGCAACCAGCTCATCGGCGATGTCCCCGACCGCGACCAGTGCGGAGATCGCCATGCAGCGCTCACCGGCGGAGCCGAAGCCCGCGTTCACCATCGCGTCGGCGGCCAGATC
This is a stretch of genomic DNA from Rhodococcus rhodochrous. It encodes these proteins:
- a CDS encoding aldehyde dehydrogenase; its protein translation is MPVINSIERERFFIDGQWRKASTSDLAPVFEAATERPLGVAAMGGPEEIDAAVHAARAALQKGPWGRSTPHERATVMRRFADSLERRGRSTAELVSRQTGMISSLSVSTSATAPVAILRSMADLIETRTFETRRPSSMGSTIVREEPVGVVGAITAWNYPQLLAMAKIGPALAAGCTVVLKPAPETSLDAYVLAEAAEEAGLPPGVLNIVAGGVHAGKALVAHPDVDKIAFTGSTAAGQAIGEVAGRSFKRVSLELGGKSAAIVLPDADLGVFARSLKDAVLKNGGQTCTTNSRILVPHGRSSEIIDVLASYVDGLVMGDPLDESVTMGPMVSEQHRERVRSYIRLGQSEGFRTIRGGTDFPQQCPRGWFVSPTIFEGVDNRSPLAQDEIFGPVISVIPYETEEDAISMANDTPFGLGGVVFTEDTEHGLNIASRIRSGTVGVNYYSLDTGSPFGGVKNSGVGREFGPESLDFYLEYKSIYI
- a CDS encoding flavin-containing monooxygenase, translated to MTSTHLPEHATTETQDYDVIVVGGGFGGIYQLRHLRDKGFSVILLEASGGFGGAWSLNRYPGARVDSHAPVYQFTDEYLWKDWNFSQMFPDHEEMRSYFNYVDSKLDLSKDSRFNTKVVSATFDEDERMWTLVSQNDESFRARFVVFATGSTTEPYIPNIPEMDAYRGELVHTARWRDDIDMTGKRVAIIGTGASAVQVVQEAGPVVEKLTVFQRTPNLSLPMHQEYLTEERQAVLKETMPDVAVKCRETFAAIDYEFDPRNGVDTSEEERLALFERLWNQGGFAFWLGNFSDYLFSEETNSMVYEFWKSKIKPQILDPVKADLLVPDVAPHPFGAKRPALHQNYYEVMNQENVELVSIQESPITGFTATGIRTSDGIEHGEFDIIVLATGFNNNTGALTSMEVRNSAGVTLGEKWRQGVDAYLGAFTAGFPNAMFVYGPQSPAAFANGSTNAELQGEVMVEFLEFLRSEGLTRFESTPEADQTWTDHINGTDDMALFKHAKSWYNGSNIPGKKPQMLQYLNGLPMYLDFWHKEKAAGYTDGLRVS
- a CDS encoding IclR family transcriptional regulator, coding for MVDRVASILELVARSENGLTLTAIARALSAPVSSVQGLINGLVAVGYLDERDRIYTLGTAPYLLNVIAGRPPVTSISHDQLEQVHAETGLTITLSTSVGDDLFYVDHVSSDPHYAYLAENRVRRSLLRTSAGWLLLADRDQRDIWAYLNSRPSSDADFVERFLHSLDELENTGVCVAPGVAVEHADGVSVALRERGRTIATLGVVGIRETIVERQDELVEICLRYATKWGFR
- a CDS encoding acyl-CoA dehydrogenase family protein, which codes for MNPSVAPPTTVTTDEMDALRAEVRTFLEKETAAGTLTPGIDTWLTRWDEDFTRRLAEHGWVGMTIPTEYGGHGRTHLERFVVTEELLAVGAPVAAQWVADRQIAPSLLRYGTEEQKHKYLPRIAAGECFFGIGMSEPDSGSDLASVRTRGTRVEGGWTVTGTKVWTSGAHHAEAFIVLARTEPLDTAHRHAGLSQFIVDLRSRGVTIRPIISLSGDHHFNEVVLDEVFVPDARVFGTLGNGWEQVNSELSFERSGPERFLSTFRLLAAEIGAVRKGLLPERTDLGRSVARMVGLHALSQNIAGALQRGEKADTAAALVKLLGTSMEGDLVEYVSDRLGDETMDGQAEIEALCRAGLHQRPGFTLRGGTNEILRGVIARGLGMR
- a CDS encoding acyl-CoA dehydrogenase family protein gives rise to the protein MTTTASTIDLAVDGDLQDLMDDLVAGHSGPDIEPDPAAVWATLGAVGLARLTAPEETGGSGAGWVEAAALLRTTAAGGVAVPFAETDLLAGPLRRAAGLDDSSSDTATVAVLRADGLAQRVPWAGATGSVVCVRRVDAGYEIADVPTDRLTVEAVEGISEVPLGSVRVDGDVTWTPVDTRAVEDYVLRGALIRAIQCVGAMEGMLASAVAHTTDRAQFGRPLARFQSVQNLVVDTAAESVLARAAVDTALADAVTDDLAGDFSAFRVAVARSVVSPALAVAVRNTHQVHGAIGTTHEHTLHRLTLPALQWRSEFGSAAFWERQLSRAAVDAGMDGTWPMIVECTRITGTASAYLDAVSGRSRPD
- a CDS encoding iron-containing alcohol dehydrogenase — translated: MSIQIAFPRFLRIGGGTVDDIGDVIRQLGLQRPVVVTDKFLTSTGTSERILTLLREARITPALFDDTVPDPTTDSLETGLALLADHNADSVIGFGGGSPMDTAKALAVLGVRGGRMRDYKVPHVYTGPALPVVAIPTTAGSGSEATQFTIISDSVTDEKMLCPGLSFLPIAAIVDFELTMSMPPRLTADTGVDALTHAIEAYVSRKANPVSDGLALAAMRTIGQNLRAAYEDGENKQAREAMMLAATQAGMAFSNASVALVHGMSRPIGAHFHVAHGLSNAMLLPAITAFSVKGAESRYADCARVLGVATEATGDGIAAQSLVDSLAELCHDLAVPTPRDHGIDRARWNDLIPLMAQQALDSGSPGNNPVVPTVDEIAELYVEVYD